One segment of Anatilimnocola aggregata DNA contains the following:
- a CDS encoding DUF1501 domain-containing protein, whose translation MFNIGEVPVPVCHGVTRRSFLQVGTTGLAGMTLPSLMNLQAQGAVGIGGGKIKNCITIFLVGSPGHLDTWDMKPDAPAEIRGKFQPISTNVAGIQICEHFPLMSRMMDKVALVRSLHHKTGSTHENGQRWMMTGHEFNADSVKPHSGSVISRVFGQKSELPANVILPAPIGNTGAGPLHGQSAAYLGSAHEPFFLNSDPARPDFKVADLEPPKGLSEFRLDARQKLLGQLDAMQRRTETRSTQMHDSSYERAFRLLTSPKAKEALDLNKEADTLRDRYGRNTFGQSCLMARRLIEGGVRYVTVNHFDTVFNLTCWDMHADGGGLNNTYLDYERHLCPQFDLAFTALIEDLDQRGLLQETVVAVLSEMGRTPRINPRGGRDHYPSAWTNFLCGGNIRGGQVVGSTDKQGARPNDNPVEPPQMLASIYHGMGINLDTTMMPGPGERPVRLIEAEPIRQLFA comes from the coding sequence ATGTTCAATATTGGCGAAGTTCCAGTTCCTGTGTGCCACGGCGTTACCCGCCGCAGTTTTCTGCAAGTTGGCACCACTGGCCTGGCGGGAATGACCTTGCCATCGCTGATGAACCTGCAAGCGCAGGGCGCGGTGGGCATTGGTGGCGGCAAGATCAAAAACTGCATCACGATCTTTCTCGTTGGTTCGCCCGGGCATCTCGACACTTGGGACATGAAGCCCGATGCACCTGCAGAGATTCGGGGCAAGTTTCAACCGATCAGCACGAATGTCGCTGGAATTCAGATTTGCGAACATTTTCCGCTGATGTCGCGCATGATGGACAAGGTCGCTCTCGTCCGCAGCTTGCACCACAAAACGGGGTCGACGCACGAAAATGGTCAGCGCTGGATGATGACCGGCCATGAGTTCAACGCCGATAGCGTGAAGCCTCACAGCGGCAGCGTGATCTCCCGCGTTTTCGGCCAGAAGAGCGAACTGCCAGCCAATGTGATTCTCCCCGCACCCATTGGCAACACGGGCGCAGGTCCGTTGCACGGTCAGTCCGCTGCCTATCTTGGTAGCGCTCACGAACCCTTCTTTCTCAACAGCGATCCTGCTCGTCCTGACTTCAAGGTGGCCGATCTGGAGCCTCCCAAGGGGCTATCGGAATTTCGGCTCGATGCGCGTCAGAAATTGCTCGGTCAACTCGACGCCATGCAGCGGCGCACAGAGACCCGCAGCACGCAGATGCACGACAGTTCGTACGAACGGGCCTTCCGACTGCTGACTTCGCCCAAAGCGAAGGAAGCGCTCGATTTGAACAAGGAAGCTGATACGCTGCGCGATCGCTATGGGCGTAACACGTTTGGCCAAAGCTGTCTGATGGCGCGCCGGTTGATTGAAGGGGGCGTGCGATACGTGACGGTGAATCACTTCGACACCGTCTTTAATCTTACATGCTGGGACATGCACGCCGACGGCGGCGGGCTGAACAACACCTACCTCGACTACGAGCGCCATCTCTGCCCGCAGTTCGATTTGGCCTTTACGGCCTTGATCGAAGACCTCGATCAACGGGGCCTGCTACAAGAAACGGTCGTTGCCGTGCTGAGCGAAATGGGGCGAACGCCGCGCATCAACCCGCGCGGTGGTCGCGATCATTATCCAAGTGCCTGGACCAACTTCCTGTGCGGTGGCAACATTCGGGGTGGGCAGGTCGTCGGCTCGACCGATAAGCAAGGTGCGCGGCCGAATGATAATCCCGTCGAGCCGCCACAAATGCTGGCCTCGATCTATCACGGCATGGGGATCAATCTCGATACCACCATGATGCCCGGGCCCGGCGAACGTCCGGTTCGCTTGATCGAAGCTGAACCCATTCGCCAACTTTTCGCTTAG